The following proteins are encoded in a genomic region of Synechococcus sp. CBW1002:
- a CDS encoding monovalent cation/H(+) antiporter subunit G, which produces MGLAAISETASLLLLGTGLVFWFWGTWPLLETSSYARKLHALSVADTLGSALMLLGLLLRIPRQWPLLTLGLLALMLWNTIFGYVLATCSQSRRRPTGFSRNPQGEPR; this is translated from the coding sequence ATGGGCCTGGCTGCCATCAGCGAAACCGCCAGCCTGCTGCTGCTCGGCACCGGCCTGGTGTTCTGGTTCTGGGGAACCTGGCCCCTGCTGGAGACCTCCAGCTATGCCCGTAAGCTGCATGCCCTTTCGGTGGCCGACACCCTCGGCTCGGCCCTGATGCTTCTGGGTCTGCTGCTGCGCATTCCGCGGCAGTGGCCGCTGCTCACCCTGGGGCTGCTGGCACTGATGCTGTGGAACACGATTTTCGGCTATGTGCTGGCGACCTGTTCCCAATCGCGCAGAAGGCCCACGGGCTTCTCCCGCAACCCGCAGGGGGAGCCGCGATGA
- a CDS encoding hydrogenase subunit MbhD domain-containing protein, whose translation MNQVFTLASDLDLLLPITALLPLTAILLVSQSNPYQTLVLRGILGSVATLLYALLGAPDVALTEALVGTLLSTTLYAVALRSSMALLLSVPEGEPLQEERIQLLRTWLEPLHLRLRLLSRSEASASGPMPCHGRIEQGQRLVLGNPQLAAKLRALEGFQRWQDDGGELVLEPRP comes from the coding sequence ATGAACCAGGTCTTCACCCTGGCCAGCGATCTCGATCTGTTGCTGCCGATCACGGCCCTGCTGCCACTCACCGCCATCCTGCTGGTGAGCCAGTCCAACCCCTACCAGACCCTCGTGTTGCGCGGAATCCTGGGATCGGTGGCCACCCTGCTCTATGCCTTGCTCGGCGCTCCCGATGTCGCCCTGACTGAGGCACTGGTGGGCACCTTGCTCTCGACAACGCTCTACGCCGTGGCCCTGCGTTCCTCGATGGCGCTGCTGCTGTCCGTGCCCGAGGGCGAGCCCCTGCAGGAGGAGCGGATCCAGCTGTTGCGCACCTGGCTGGAGCCTCTGCACCTTCGTCTTCGCCTGCTCTCCAGGTCTGAGGCCAGCGCCAGCGGACCCATGCCCTGCCACGGCCGCATCGAGCAGGGGCAACGGCTGGTACTCGGCAACCCCCAGCTGGCGGCGAAGTTGCGGGCTCTCGAGGGCTTCCAGCGCTGGCAGGACGACGGCGGTGAGCTGGTGCTGGAGCCGCGGCCATGA
- a CDS encoding Na(+)/H(+) antiporter subunit B: MTWLYLLAAIALCLAPLSSPLPVAEPLTSLLAGITSQTGVPNLVSGVILHTRLYDTVAEVVVFTLASLGVRFVLAGEVAAARVRSLDDPPSVTLCRLGATISALIGVELALRGHLSPGGGFAAGVAGGTAIGLLLISGSAAAFDRLYKRYRADLWEKAAVIAFVLLAFLALDGLAPPQGAFGSLASGGWIPLLNILVALKVTLGSWAMVQLFVRYRGLL, encoded by the coding sequence ATGACCTGGCTCTACCTGCTGGCGGCGATCGCGCTCTGCCTGGCGCCCCTGAGCTCGCCCCTGCCCGTGGCCGAGCCGCTGACTTCCCTGCTGGCTGGCATCACCTCCCAGACCGGCGTTCCCAACCTTGTGTCGGGCGTGATTCTCCACACCCGGCTCTACGACACGGTCGCCGAAGTGGTGGTGTTCACCCTGGCCTCGCTCGGCGTTCGCTTTGTTCTTGCCGGCGAAGTCGCCGCAGCACGGGTCCGCTCCCTCGACGACCCCCCATCGGTGACGCTCTGCCGCCTGGGAGCGACGATCTCAGCCCTGATCGGGGTGGAACTCGCCCTGCGGGGCCATCTTTCCCCAGGAGGAGGCTTCGCCGCCGGGGTCGCCGGTGGCACCGCGATCGGATTGCTGCTGATCAGTGGATCCGCCGCCGCCTTCGACCGTCTTTACAAGCGCTACCGGGCCGATCTCTGGGAAAAGGCCGCCGTGATCGCCTTCGTGCTGTTGGCGTTCCTCGCCCTGGATGGCCTGGCGCCGCCGCAGGGGGCTTTCGGCAGCCTCGCCAGCGGTGGCTGGATTCCCCTGCTCAATATTCTGGTCGCCCTCAAGGTGACGCTGGGCTCCTGGGCGATGGTGCAGCTCTTCGTTCGTTACCGCGGTTTGCTCTGA
- the cbiE gene encoding precorrin-6y C5,15-methyltransferase (decarboxylating) subunit CbiE — protein MASLPAAAQQLVRKAALVAAPARLLDELELWSKIQGPQTTETLTEAAGLFSAKSAITGSGASDASGPGSGPLLIASDRPAELIPRLQEALAQNCRVVLLASGDPLWFGIGRILLQHFSPEQLRFHPAPSSLQLAFARLGRPWQDASWISLHGRDPAPLAAALQKRPAALAVLTDPGRGGAAEVRSLLRASGLEAAYGLWVCERLGHPAERVQRLAPAAALPEDLDPLHLVVLLAEAPPPPDPLALPLFGLADGLWLQHDDRPGLMTKREVRIQLLADLELPTSGVLWDLGAGVGTIGLEALRLRPALQLWAVESRSGSSALIEANAARLGVRPAAILEGRAPAVLEQLPDPDRVLIGGGGRDRGPILEAVMGRLRPGGRVVLPLATLEALADLRPRLEQAGFCLSVSQHQAWRGAPLAEGTRLAPLNPVLVLTGVKPALQSKPR, from the coding sequence ATGGCCAGCCTGCCGGCGGCGGCACAGCAGTTGGTGCGCAAGGCTGCGCTGGTGGCCGCCCCGGCTCGCCTGCTCGACGAGCTGGAGCTCTGGTCGAAGATCCAGGGCCCGCAGACCACTGAGACCCTGACGGAGGCTGCAGGACTGTTCTCCGCCAAGTCAGCCATCACGGGTTCAGGCGCTTCGGACGCATCCGGACCAGGTTCTGGGCCTCTCCTGATCGCCAGCGACAGACCCGCCGAACTGATCCCCCGGCTGCAAGAGGCCTTGGCCCAGAACTGCCGCGTGGTGCTCCTGGCCAGCGGCGATCCGCTCTGGTTCGGCATCGGCCGGATCCTGCTGCAGCACTTCAGCCCGGAGCAGTTGCGCTTCCATCCCGCCCCCAGCTCCCTGCAGCTGGCCTTCGCCCGCCTCGGCCGCCCCTGGCAGGACGCCAGCTGGATCAGCCTGCATGGCCGTGATCCGGCGCCGCTGGCGGCGGCGCTGCAGAAGCGTCCTGCCGCCCTGGCGGTGCTGACCGATCCGGGCCGCGGTGGAGCTGCTGAGGTGCGCAGCCTGCTGCGGGCCTCGGGCCTGGAGGCGGCCTACGGCCTGTGGGTCTGCGAGCGGCTCGGGCATCCAGCCGAGCGGGTGCAGCGGCTGGCGCCTGCCGCGGCCCTGCCGGAGGATCTCGATCCGCTGCACCTGGTGGTGCTGCTCGCGGAGGCGCCGCCGCCGCCGGATCCGCTGGCGTTGCCCCTGTTCGGGCTGGCCGATGGGCTCTGGCTGCAGCACGACGACCGGCCGGGTCTGATGACCAAACGGGAGGTGCGCATCCAGCTGCTGGCCGATCTGGAGTTGCCGACCAGCGGTGTGCTCTGGGACCTGGGGGCGGGGGTGGGCACGATCGGACTGGAGGCGCTGCGGCTGCGGCCGGCTCTGCAGCTCTGGGCCGTGGAGAGCCGCAGTGGATCCAGCGCCTTGATCGAAGCCAACGCGGCACGGCTGGGCGTCCGACCGGCCGCCATCCTCGAAGGCCGAGCGCCGGCGGTGCTGGAACAGCTGCCCGATCCCGATCGGGTGCTGATCGGCGGCGGCGGCCGAGATCGCGGTCCGATCCTCGAGGCTGTGATGGGGCGCCTGCGGCCCGGCGGCAGAGTGGTGCTTCCCCTGGCGACCCTGGAAGCCCTGGCGGACCTGCGGCCCCGGCTGGAGCAGGCCGGTTTCTGCCTCAGCGTCAGCCAGCATCAGGCCTGGCGCGGCGCTCCCCTGGCCGAGGGCACCCGCCTGGCGCCGCTCAATCCAGTGCTGGTGCTGACCGGAGTCAAGCCCGCCCTTCAGAGCAAACCGCGGTAA
- a CDS encoding GH116 family glycosyl hydrolase, translated as MARFGLSALTSLLRDAGSRPVEGSRRSAGTAWKPPVASWSRPFGLGWDAPYTVRYASNLDDGPNHGMPLGGFGAGCIGRGPDGSVNLWHLDGGEHWFGTLPDCQFALFESDGSSSRAHALAVKPPLDASRPEAGEPLTSWSWYPASTAETTTGTYAARYPLSATHYSGVFAAELSCEAFSPILPGDYQRSSYPVAVFVWTLHNPSDRPLDLSLLLSWRNTVGWFRNTDPSASVHFRDDGSPEHNYVPAIGHSRGQRNRWIDQPGLQGILLEGERSEPIAEGEGQWCLAVPDAAALEAAGVPGARIQRCSRWNPAGSGAELWEPFARDGSIPDGDNDRRSAENDPASAALAVQLRLEPGATVEIPVVISWDLPVTAFASGTTALRRYTDVFGAVGDNAAAIAAEALRDWRGWLERIDAWQQPVLERTDLPEPLRMALFNELYDLASGGSLWTAASPADPVGRFGVLECLDYAWYESLDVRLYGSFALLQLWPELDKSVLRSFARAIPAADPTPRPIGWYFTQGRGRVEAARKVAGATPHDLGAPNERPWDATNYTAYQDCNLWKDLASDFVLQVWRTFRLAPTGEDLRFLAECWPAAVDALRYLKTFDANDDGLPDNGGAPDQTFDDWPLQGVSAYCGALWIAALEAALAMGQRLQLELGLDTSEEQRQFSGWLEQSRANFDRLLWNGEYYAIDACSGTPVVMADQLCGDFYARLLGLPAVVADDRAHSALNAVKEACFEGFRGGSLGVANGLRRDGTPLDPNGTHPLEVWTGINFGLAAYYRLMGDSSTAFAITGAVVQQVYGGGLQFRTPEAITAVNTFRACHYLRAMAIWALWATHTDWQAIPGAEQPAPWPLHREQPA; from the coding sequence ATGGCGCGTTTTGGCCTGTCCGCCCTGACATCGCTGCTGCGGGACGCCGGATCCCGTCCGGTTGAAGGGTCCCGCCGCAGCGCCGGCACGGCCTGGAAGCCTCCGGTGGCCAGCTGGTCGCGACCCTTTGGTCTGGGTTGGGACGCGCCCTACACCGTGCGCTACGCCAGCAACCTCGACGACGGCCCCAACCACGGCATGCCCCTGGGGGGCTTCGGCGCCGGCTGCATCGGCCGAGGCCCCGATGGCAGCGTCAACCTCTGGCACCTGGACGGCGGCGAGCACTGGTTCGGCACCCTGCCGGACTGCCAGTTCGCCCTGTTCGAGAGCGATGGCAGCAGCAGCCGCGCCCATGCCCTGGCCGTGAAGCCGCCGCTGGACGCCTCCCGGCCCGAGGCGGGCGAGCCCCTGACCAGCTGGAGCTGGTACCCCGCCAGCACCGCCGAGACCACCACCGGCACCTACGCCGCCCGCTATCCCCTCAGCGCCACCCACTACAGCGGTGTGTTCGCCGCCGAGCTCAGCTGCGAGGCCTTCAGTCCGATCCTGCCGGGCGACTACCAGCGCAGCAGCTATCCGGTGGCGGTGTTCGTGTGGACGCTGCACAACCCCAGCGACCGCCCCCTGGACCTGTCGTTGCTGCTGAGCTGGCGCAACACCGTGGGCTGGTTCCGCAATACCGATCCCTCCGCCTCGGTGCACTTCCGCGACGACGGCAGCCCCGAGCACAACTACGTGCCCGCCATCGGCCACAGCCGCGGCCAGCGTAACCGCTGGATCGATCAGCCGGGCCTGCAGGGGATCCTGCTGGAGGGCGAGCGCAGCGAGCCGATCGCCGAAGGGGAAGGGCAGTGGTGCCTGGCGGTGCCCGATGCCGCAGCCCTGGAGGCAGCCGGCGTGCCGGGGGCCCGCATTCAGCGCTGCAGCCGCTGGAACCCGGCTGGCAGTGGCGCCGAACTCTGGGAACCCTTCGCCCGCGACGGCTCCATCCCCGATGGCGACAACGATCGCCGCAGTGCGGAGAACGATCCCGCCAGTGCCGCCCTGGCGGTGCAGCTGCGCCTGGAGCCCGGCGCCACGGTCGAGATCCCAGTGGTGATCAGCTGGGACCTGCCGGTCACGGCCTTCGCCAGCGGCACGACCGCCCTGCGTCGCTACACCGATGTCTTCGGTGCGGTGGGAGACAATGCCGCCGCCATCGCCGCCGAAGCCCTGCGGGACTGGCGCGGCTGGCTGGAGCGGATCGACGCCTGGCAGCAGCCCGTGCTGGAGCGCACCGACCTGCCGGAGCCGCTGCGCATGGCCCTGTTCAACGAGCTCTATGACCTGGCCAGCGGCGGCAGCCTCTGGACCGCTGCCAGTCCCGCCGATCCGGTGGGCCGCTTCGGGGTGCTGGAGTGCCTCGACTACGCCTGGTACGAGAGCCTTGATGTGCGGCTCTACGGCTCCTTCGCTCTGCTGCAGCTCTGGCCGGAGCTGGACAAGAGCGTGCTGCGCAGCTTCGCCCGCGCCATCCCCGCCGCCGACCCCACACCGCGGCCGATCGGCTGGTATTTCACCCAGGGGCGGGGCCGCGTCGAGGCCGCCCGCAAGGTGGCTGGTGCCACACCCCACGACCTCGGGGCCCCCAACGAGCGGCCCTGGGATGCCACCAACTACACCGCTTATCAAGACTGCAATCTCTGGAAGGATCTGGCCAGCGACTTCGTGCTGCAGGTCTGGCGCACGTTCCGGCTCGCACCGACCGGAGAAGACCTGCGCTTCCTGGCGGAGTGCTGGCCGGCCGCCGTGGACGCGCTGCGCTACCTCAAGACCTTTGACGCCAACGACGACGGCCTGCCCGACAACGGCGGCGCCCCGGACCAGACCTTCGACGACTGGCCGCTGCAGGGCGTGAGCGCCTATTGCGGTGCGCTCTGGATCGCGGCCCTGGAGGCGGCCCTGGCGATGGGCCAGCGCCTCCAGCTGGAGCTGGGCCTTGATACCTCAGAGGAGCAACGGCAGTTCAGCGGCTGGCTGGAGCAGTCACGCGCCAATTTCGACCGGTTGCTCTGGAACGGCGAGTACTACGCCATAGATGCCTGTAGCGGCACCCCCGTGGTGATGGCCGACCAGCTCTGCGGCGATTTCTACGCCCGCCTGCTCGGTCTGCCCGCCGTGGTGGCCGACGATCGGGCCCATTCCGCCCTCAACGCCGTCAAGGAAGCCTGTTTCGAGGGGTTCAGGGGTGGCAGCCTCGGTGTGGCCAATGGCCTGCGTCGCGACGGCACGCCCCTCGATCCCAACGGCACCCACCCGCTGGAGGTGTGGACTGGCATCAACTTCGGCCTGGCCGCCTACTACCGGCTGATGGGCGACAGCAGCACCGCCTTCGCGATCACCGGCGCCGTGGTGCAGCAGGTCTATGGGGGCGGCCTGCAGTTCCGCACCCCCGAGGCGATCACGGCGGTGAACACCTTCCGCGCCTGCCACTACCTGCGGGCCATGGCGATCTGGGCCCTGTGGGCCACCCATACGGACTGGCAGGCGATTCCCGGCGCGGAACAGCCGGCCCCCTGGCCGTTGCACAGGGAGCAGCCAGCTTGA
- a CDS encoding DUF3122 domain-containing protein: MNVPPLKRRWAHPLQPGLALILGLLCWLGWPALAMAQLHAHPDQNSIPVVRSLESLRDLDGQSWQVVAYRQGPVGGPLILRLVGYPGKVRLDHPTNLQVVSGRLSWQLADVTLASTALAGDGRAAAAEFDLAPLLADLQQNRPLRLQLRGVFTDLPVPPYVVAEWRSLNDAAEPV, encoded by the coding sequence TTGAACGTGCCTCCCCTGAAGCGGCGCTGGGCCCACCCACTCCAGCCTGGCCTGGCCCTGATCCTGGGTCTGCTCTGCTGGCTGGGCTGGCCAGCGCTGGCGATGGCCCAGCTGCATGCCCATCCGGATCAGAACAGCATCCCGGTAGTCCGCAGCCTCGAGAGCCTGCGGGACCTCGACGGTCAGAGCTGGCAGGTGGTGGCCTACCGCCAGGGTCCGGTCGGCGGCCCCTTGATCCTGCGCCTGGTGGGCTACCCCGGCAAGGTGAGGCTCGACCACCCCACCAACCTGCAGGTGGTCAGCGGCCGCCTCAGCTGGCAACTGGCCGATGTGACCCTGGCCAGCACCGCCCTGGCCGGCGATGGTCGGGCCGCGGCCGCTGAGTTTGATCTGGCGCCCTTGCTGGCCGATCTGCAGCAGAACCGGCCGCTGCGGCTGCAGCTGAGGGGAGTGTTCACCGACCTGCCGGTGCCCCCTTACGTGGTGGCGGAGTGGCGCAGCCTCAACGACGCCGCGGAGCCAGTGTGA
- the ribD gene encoding bifunctional diaminohydroxyphosphoribosylaminopyrimidine deaminase/5-amino-6-(5-phosphoribosylamino)uracil reductase RibD, translating into MERALQLAALGAGRTSPNPMVGALVLDRSGQLVGEGFHAAAGEPHAEVGALVQAGERARGGTLIVTLEPCCHQGRTPPCSQAVIRAGLARVVVAMADPDPRVAGRGIAQLRSAGLEVIVGVAEAAALRLNRAFLHRVQTGRPLAILKWAMGVDGRTALPNGASQWISGSASRDWVHHLRASCDAVIVGGGTVRADDPLLTSRGRRSPEPLRVVLSRSLALPEQARLWDQADAATLVAHGYEAQPRRRFQLDRRGVERLVLSRCEPTELLEALARRGCNQVLWECGPALAAAALRVGAVQEIVAVIAPKPMGGLAAFTPLDDLGFTAMDQVAAWTARPPSVLDGDLLWRLEAPAS; encoded by the coding sequence ATGGAACGGGCCCTGCAGCTCGCCGCCCTCGGAGCCGGCCGGACCAGTCCCAATCCGATGGTGGGGGCCCTGGTACTGGATCGAAGCGGCCAGCTCGTGGGCGAAGGCTTCCATGCCGCGGCCGGCGAACCCCATGCCGAAGTGGGCGCGCTGGTGCAGGCCGGTGAGCGGGCCCGCGGCGGCACCCTGATCGTGACCCTGGAGCCGTGCTGCCATCAGGGCCGCACGCCCCCCTGCAGCCAGGCGGTGATCCGCGCGGGCCTGGCGCGGGTGGTGGTGGCCATGGCCGATCCCGATCCCCGGGTGGCCGGCCGTGGCATTGCCCAGCTGCGCTCGGCGGGCCTGGAGGTGATCGTGGGCGTGGCGGAAGCTGCAGCCCTACGCCTCAACCGCGCCTTTCTGCATCGGGTCCAGACCGGTCGCCCCCTGGCCATCCTCAAGTGGGCCATGGGCGTGGATGGCCGCACGGCGCTCCCGAATGGCGCCAGCCAGTGGATCAGCGGCAGTGCGTCACGGGACTGGGTGCACCACTTACGGGCCAGCTGCGATGCGGTGATCGTCGGCGGCGGCACGGTCCGAGCCGATGACCCGCTGCTCACCAGCCGGGGGCGACGCTCGCCGGAGCCGCTGCGGGTGGTGCTGAGCCGCAGCCTGGCCCTGCCGGAGCAGGCCCGTCTCTGGGACCAGGCTGACGCCGCAACCCTGGTGGCCCACGGGTACGAAGCCCAGCCGCGGCGGCGCTTCCAGCTGGATCGACGCGGTGTGGAACGGCTGGTGCTGAGCCGTTGCGAACCCACGGAGCTGCTCGAGGCCCTGGCCCGGCGCGGCTGCAACCAGGTGCTGTGGGAATGCGGCCCTGCTCTGGCGGCGGCGGCCCTGCGGGTCGGGGCCGTGCAGGAGATCGTGGCCGTGATCGCACCAAAACCAATGGGTGGTCTGGCCGCCTTCACACCCCTGGATGATCTCGGCTTCACGGCCATGGACCAGGTGGCCGCATGGACTGCAAGACCGCCATCCGTGTTGGATGGCGACCTGCTCTGGCGCCTGGAGGCCCCTGCCTCGTGA
- a CDS encoding mechanosensitive ion channel family protein, whose protein sequence is MIILPFDLGLLLSGLLLAVVVWIGMDQLARLARPSGLARRLLLRARLSVSLTIGLGTLIWWGFERLGWDLSRNGSEVRQVVLILGLVWTVLRCKSALLAHAGENLEWLQQRSQADRNFLQDLLNKLITGTLLLLATLEVLRLMGVSPTLLLTASGFGAAALGFGARTLVENLLGGVMLYVNRPFVIGDFIQVPSQSLQGTVKVIGLYYTQLITPDQQPLYLPNATFASSAILNGARRDHRQVLVTFGIRYDDQPLLEPILSALREELTQCPGVEPSLPRRVHFVGYGESSLDLRLECFGGGSSDAYYELQQEILQRIGRVVASQGAAMPFPTRLVLQTKPQNEDPQESSAGAEG, encoded by the coding sequence GTGATCATCCTGCCCTTTGACCTTGGTCTTCTGTTGAGCGGCCTGCTGCTGGCCGTGGTCGTCTGGATCGGGATGGACCAACTGGCCCGGCTGGCACGGCCGAGCGGTCTGGCGCGGCGCCTGCTGCTGCGGGCGCGCCTCAGTGTCAGCCTCACGATCGGGCTGGGCACCCTGATCTGGTGGGGGTTCGAGCGCCTGGGCTGGGATCTGAGCCGCAACGGCAGCGAGGTGCGGCAGGTGGTGCTGATCCTCGGACTGGTCTGGACAGTGCTGCGCTGCAAAAGCGCCCTGCTGGCCCATGCCGGAGAAAACCTGGAGTGGTTGCAGCAACGCAGCCAGGCAGACCGCAACTTTCTTCAGGACCTGCTCAACAAGCTGATCACGGGAACGTTGCTGCTGCTGGCGACACTCGAGGTGCTGCGCCTGATGGGGGTGTCGCCCACGCTCTTGCTCACCGCCAGTGGCTTCGGTGCGGCCGCCCTCGGGTTTGGCGCCCGCACCCTGGTGGAAAACCTGCTGGGCGGGGTGATGCTGTATGTGAACCGCCCCTTTGTGATCGGCGACTTCATCCAGGTGCCGAGCCAGTCCCTGCAGGGGACGGTGAAGGTGATCGGGCTGTATTACACCCAATTGATCACACCGGATCAGCAGCCTCTCTATCTGCCCAATGCCACCTTCGCCAGCTCGGCGATCCTCAACGGTGCGCGCCGCGATCACCGTCAGGTGCTGGTGACGTTCGGCATCCGCTACGACGATCAGCCCCTGCTGGAGCCGATCCTTTCCGCCTTGCGCGAGGAACTGACCCAATGCCCGGGGGTGGAGCCATCCCTGCCCAGGCGGGTGCATTTTGTGGGATACGGGGAATCCAGCCTCGATCTCCGTCTGGAGTGCTTCGGGGGCGGCAGCTCCGATGCCTATTACGAGCTGCAGCAGGAGATCCTTCAGCGGATCGGCCGGGTCGTGGCCAGCCAGGGCGCCGCGATGCCCTTCCCGACCAGGCTGGTGCTCCAGACCAAGCCTCAGAACGAGGATCCGCAGGAGAGCTCAGCGGGGGCCGAAGGGTAA
- a CDS encoding Nif11-like leader peptide family RiPP precursor — protein sequence MSLDQLDAFLARADADLQQRLNQPLELAAFLALAAEQGYQLSESDVIAAQQRQESELSDEELQHRTASEACRLRHFIPS from the coding sequence ATGAGCCTTGATCAACTCGATGCCTTTCTCGCCCGCGCCGATGCCGACCTGCAGCAGCGGCTGAATCAGCCCCTGGAGTTGGCCGCTTTTCTGGCCCTGGCGGCGGAACAGGGCTACCAGCTCAGCGAGAGCGACGTGATCGCGGCCCAGCAGCGTCAGGAGAGTGAGCTCAGCGATGAGGAACTGCAGCACCGCACAGCCAGCGAGGCCTGCCGCCTGCGTCACTTCATTCCCAGCTGA
- a CDS encoding potassium channel family protein, translated as MHLLSPTDLSPDRRRSRRHRFYRNLLLLDLFILGCLSLPAPFNRLAHLVYGLLLLILSLQLRETLRPGGRRSNDLAFRLVGLACLLSMVFWSFTPLEVRNSGLPLLLLITGFIAWSLQRLILFLSEEKLINQKVLMGAVAGYLLLGLTAGMVVTVLETLQPGSFISASDQKPLILPGPTSSLEVPWNLDFVRLTYYAFVCISTVGFGDILPQTPAAQMFTVLFTVVGPLYIAVVMGILISRLTVQESEVQKSHPPLRDDP; from the coding sequence ATGCATCTGCTGAGTCCAACTGATCTCAGTCCGGATCGACGGCGATCTCGCCGACATCGCTTTTACCGCAACCTGCTGCTGCTCGACCTGTTCATCCTGGGCTGCCTGAGCCTGCCGGCTCCGTTCAACCGGCTGGCCCATCTTGTTTACGGACTCCTGCTGCTGATTCTCAGCCTGCAGCTGCGCGAGACGCTGCGGCCCGGCGGCCGCCGCAGCAACGATCTGGCCTTCCGCCTGGTGGGGCTGGCCTGCTTGCTGTCGATGGTGTTCTGGTCGTTCACGCCGCTGGAGGTGCGCAACAGCGGCCTTCCCCTGCTGCTGCTGATCACCGGCTTCATCGCCTGGAGCCTGCAGCGGCTGATCCTGTTCCTGTCGGAGGAAAAGCTGATCAACCAGAAGGTGTTGATGGGGGCCGTGGCCGGCTACCTGCTGCTGGGCCTCACGGCCGGCATGGTGGTGACGGTGCTGGAGACCCTCCAGCCGGGCAGCTTCATCAGCGCCAGCGATCAAAAGCCACTCATCCTGCCAGGGCCGACCAGTTCATTGGAAGTGCCGTGGAACCTCGACTTTGTGCGTCTCACCTACTACGCCTTTGTCTGTATCAGCACCGTGGGTTTCGGCGACATCCTGCCCCAGACGCCAGCTGCGCAGATGTTCACGGTGCTGTTCACCGTGGTGGGGCCGCTGTACATCGCGGTTGTGATGGGGATCCTGATCAGCCGCCTCACGGTGCAGGAAAGCGAAGTCCAGAAGAGCCACCCGCCGCTGCGGGACGACCCCTGA